From Arvicanthis niloticus isolate mArvNil1 chromosome 22, mArvNil1.pat.X, whole genome shotgun sequence, the proteins below share one genomic window:
- the LOC143435907 gene encoding olfactory receptor 7A10-like isoform X1 has protein sequence MRQSLSRHPHPSKKDPDLHRDTLFHSLVSSDIKYMEPRNNTHILEFFLLGFSQDPSLQPVICGLFLSMYLITVAGNVLIILTIISDANLHTPMYFFLSNLSFVDICFTSTTVPKMLVNIQTERKSISYADCITQMYFFLIFVELDNFLLAVMAYDRYVAICHPLHYTGIMNRRLCGFLVLVCWIVSVLHALLQSMMVLRLSFCTDLEIPHFFCELNQVAQLTCSDTFLNDVVMYFALVLLAIVPLFGILYSYSKIVSSIRAISTVQGKYKAFSTCASHLSIVSLFYCTGLGVYLSSAVSHSSQASAAASVMYTVVTPMLNPFIYSLRNKDVKGALKRLLGVKL, from the coding sequence TGATATAAAGTACATGGAGCCAAGAAACAATACGcacattttagaattttttctattGGGATTTTCACAGGACCCAAGCCTGCAACCTGTTATATGTGGCCTTTTCCTCTCTATGTACTTGATCACTGTAGCTGGAAACGTGCTCATTATTCTCACCATCATCTCAGATGCCAATttgcacacacccatgtacttttttctctctAACCTGTCATTTGTGGATATCTGCTTTACTTCAACCACTGTCCCAAAGATGCTTGTGAATATTCAAACAGAGAGAAAATCCATTAGCTATGCAGATTGCATCACCCAGATGTacttttttctgatttttgtggAATTGGACAACTTCCTCCTGGCTGTAATGGCCTATGACCGTTATGTGGCCATCTGTCATCCACTGCATTACACTGGCATCATGAACCGCAGACTCTGTGGGTTTTTGGTTCTTGTATGCTGGATTGTGAGTGTTTTACATGCCTTGTTACAAAGCATGATGGTGTTGCGGCTGTCCTTCTGCACAGACTTGGAAATCCCACACTTCTTCTGTGAGTTGAATCAGGTGGCACAGTTAACCTGTTCTGACACTTTTCTCAATGATGTGGTCATGTATTTTGCACTTGTGCTATTGGCCATTGTTCCTCTGTTTGGCATCCTTTACTCTTACTCTAAGATAGTGTCCTCCATACGTGCAATCTCCACAGTTCAGGGGAAGTACAAAGCATTTTCCACCTGCGCATCTCATCTTTCCATTGTCTCCTTATTTTACTGCACTGGTCTAGGAGTATACCTCAGTTCTGCAGTAAGCCACAGCTCACAAGCAAGTGCAGCAGCTTCAGTGATGTACACAGTGGTGACTCCCATGCTAAACCCCTTCATCTACAGCCTGAGGAATAAAGATGTAAAAGGAGCCCTGAAGAGGCTCTTAGGAGTAAAACTATGA
- the LOC143435907 gene encoding olfactory receptor 1078-like isoform X2 yields MEPRNNTHILEFFLLGFSQDPSLQPVICGLFLSMYLITVAGNVLIILTIISDANLHTPMYFFLSNLSFVDICFTSTTVPKMLVNIQTERKSISYADCITQMYFFLIFVELDNFLLAVMAYDRYVAICHPLHYTGIMNRRLCGFLVLVCWIVSVLHALLQSMMVLRLSFCTDLEIPHFFCELNQVAQLTCSDTFLNDVVMYFALVLLAIVPLFGILYSYSKIVSSIRAISTVQGKYKAFSTCASHLSIVSLFYCTGLGVYLSSAVSHSSQASAAASVMYTVVTPMLNPFIYSLRNKDVKGALKRLLGVKL; encoded by the coding sequence ATGGAGCCAAGAAACAATACGcacattttagaattttttctattGGGATTTTCACAGGACCCAAGCCTGCAACCTGTTATATGTGGCCTTTTCCTCTCTATGTACTTGATCACTGTAGCTGGAAACGTGCTCATTATTCTCACCATCATCTCAGATGCCAATttgcacacacccatgtacttttttctctctAACCTGTCATTTGTGGATATCTGCTTTACTTCAACCACTGTCCCAAAGATGCTTGTGAATATTCAAACAGAGAGAAAATCCATTAGCTATGCAGATTGCATCACCCAGATGTacttttttctgatttttgtggAATTGGACAACTTCCTCCTGGCTGTAATGGCCTATGACCGTTATGTGGCCATCTGTCATCCACTGCATTACACTGGCATCATGAACCGCAGACTCTGTGGGTTTTTGGTTCTTGTATGCTGGATTGTGAGTGTTTTACATGCCTTGTTACAAAGCATGATGGTGTTGCGGCTGTCCTTCTGCACAGACTTGGAAATCCCACACTTCTTCTGTGAGTTGAATCAGGTGGCACAGTTAACCTGTTCTGACACTTTTCTCAATGATGTGGTCATGTATTTTGCACTTGTGCTATTGGCCATTGTTCCTCTGTTTGGCATCCTTTACTCTTACTCTAAGATAGTGTCCTCCATACGTGCAATCTCCACAGTTCAGGGGAAGTACAAAGCATTTTCCACCTGCGCATCTCATCTTTCCATTGTCTCCTTATTTTACTGCACTGGTCTAGGAGTATACCTCAGTTCTGCAGTAAGCCACAGCTCACAAGCAAGTGCAGCAGCTTCAGTGATGTACACAGTGGTGACTCCCATGCTAAACCCCTTCATCTACAGCCTGAGGAATAAAGATGTAAAAGGAGCCCTGAAGAGGCTCTTAGGAGTAAAACTATGA